Genomic window (Nitratidesulfovibrio vulgaris str. Hildenborough):
GGGGAAAATGGCGTGCAGTCTGGTGAGCCATGCCAGCGTGACGGCGATGGCGGCCAGCAGCGCGTACAGCCACTGCCTTCTGGACTCTTCGCGGTACAACTGCACGGATGCGAAGAAGCACAGGGCGTAGTTGAAGAACTCGAACGCGTGCGCCATGAGCGGACGCATGAGTACGTAGAAGAGGATGCCCGTCCCCGTGCACAACAGAAAGACGAATGCCGGAGAGATGTCGATGAGGGAGCGCAAGCCCCGGTAATAGAGGTAGGCCCCCATCAGAAAATAGAATGATGACGATAGCCCGACCGCGAAGAAGGCCCACGACCCGAAATACTGGGCATGGTTCTGTATGACGGGATGCTCCGCCATGCGGTCGAATATCGAGAAGAACGCCACGAAAGGCGCAGAGAGTACGCCAATGCCCGGAGGTACGGGCGGGGTTCCCCTGTAGGACTTGGCGTATTTTCCGAGTGACACCTCGTTCATGTAGTCGAGGTCGAAGTCCAGCCCCATGGTGAAGCTGTGCCCAAGCGTGCAGGCGTCGTCATGGATTGCCTCTTTCGAATACCACCATGCATTGGCTCCGATTGTATAGGAAAGGCAGAAGACGGTGCCGATGACGAGAATGATGCCTATGGCGTCTTTCCATGCATAGCGGGATGGCATGACAGTTCCTTGCGATTGATGGTGCGTGCCTGTTGTCTGTCGATCACGCTGTCTTGCGTACGATGATGATGCCCTGGGTCAGGCCCAGTCGATAGCTCATGCCCTGCTTCAGGATGGTCCCGTGGCGGCTGGCTGTTCTGAGGACTTCATCGAACGTGAGGGGGCGTTCATCATGGAAGGGCCACCGCCCGATGAATTCGAGAAGCCCGCGTGTGAGCCTGTACAGCCATGTAGGCGTGGGGAACGAGATGTAGACGGTCCCCCCGGGTCTGGCGAGGGCGAAGTGTCTGTCTATCATGGTTGCGGTATCGGCTTCGTCGAAGTGTTCGATGAGTCCGAAGCTGATAACGCAGTCGGCCGTCTCGTGATATTCGGTGAGGTCATCTTGAAGGATGTCACGTTGTATGTATGCCGTATTCGGGTCGCCTGAAATCTTGCGCGCAAAGGCCTCGGTGGGGGCGCACCTGTCGACGAGGCTCAACCGTGCATGCGGGAAGAGGCTCTTGAAACGGTCATAGAAGATGGAATTGGCGCCGCCAAGCTCGACGAGGCTCTTCAGGCCGGGAGCGAATCGGGCCATGTCCTTCTTGAAGCTTGCGAAGGCAAGTTTCGAGGTGATGTCGGAGCATGTGCTTCTCGTGTCATAGTACGTGCACCAGTCCGTAACGCGCATCTCCCCCGGGCATCCTTCTGCTTCGTGAAGATGAGTTCGCGCTGGATGATGAAGCTGAACAGGAAAAGGACACACTCTATGAAGATCTTTGCGGCATAGACATTGGTGCCGGACGCCGCAAGAGCCTTGATGGAGACATAGGCGATGCTGCCCATCAGAAGGACGGTGAGGGCATACAGGAGGAGCGTGACGGAATGGCGCCGCGTGGAGCGGAACACGATCTCCCTGTTGACGGTGTAGTTGAAGGCACCCGCGCACAGCCGCGCAAAGACGATGCTGAGCCCCACGCTTGAACTGAGGGCGAAGAACGCGCCGAAGACGAGGTAGTCTATGGCGAAGGTCAGCAGCGCGGAGATGTTGAACCGGAGGAACACCATATAGATCTTGATGGAGTCCCAGAACGGGTTGAAGCTGGATGTCGCATTGTTGTCGATGTAGACGGTTTCGATGGGCAATTGTCTTAAAGGGATCTTCTGCTCGCAAACGGTCATGAGCATGTCCAGTTCGAAGTCGTAGCCACCAGACTTGAGTCTGAGCAACGAAGTGAACAGGAACGATGGGATGCCACGTAGACCGGTCTGCGTGTCTGTGATGTCGACGCCTGCGAGAAAGCGTGCGACGCTACGGGTCACGGTGTTGCCGAACCTGCTGCGGAACGGAACGGACTCCCCGTCGAATGCCCGCACCCCCAGCACCAGTTCCCGCCCGCCCGCCTGAAGGGCCTTTGCAACGGCGATGCAGTCCTTGGCGAGGTGCTGACCGTCAGCGTCCAGCGTCACAGCCCCCACGGTTTCGGGGTGGTTGACGGCGATGTGGTTGATGCCCGTCTTGAGTGCGTTGCCCTTGCCGAGATTCGTCGCATGGCGCAGGACGGTGACCCCCATCCCCTCCAGGGCGTCGAACAGGTGCCGGTACTCCATGCCGCTACCGTCATCGACGCAGACGATGGCATGGAACGTGCCCGACTCTCCGAGTTCACGGACAATCCCGAGAAGACCGGGCGTGGGCTTGTAGGCGGGGATAAGTGCGACAGGCAGCATGAAGCCCTCAGGGGCTGGTGCGTCATCGTGTCTGGGAGTGGTGTCCACGGTGGGGGAGGTGCTCATTTCGTTGCCTCCACGAACAGGCTTTCAGGTTTGTATGGGCTGCCGTCGTTGCAGGTATCCAAAGCATACGAAGAGAAACCGGGAATGGCCGACTCTGCCGCCGTCATCCGCCGAATCCGTGTAAAGCCGACCTGCCTGAGCAGCAGTTCAAGCGAGACCTCGTCATACATCCACAGGCGCGGTTCGCCCGAAAGTCTGAACCTGCCGAGACGTTCATGGTCTGTCTCCCGAGGCGGGGGCGGGGTGAGCGGATGTCTCTCCGGCGCGAAGGCGTAGCGCAGGCGTTGCCAGAATGTGGGGTGCGGTGCGTCGTCGGGCGTCGTCGTGTCGCTTTGCGGGGGCTGCACATCGGGGGCACCCCGTCCATGCTGCTGCAG
Coding sequences:
- a CDS encoding class I SAM-dependent methyltransferase encodes the protein MARFAPGLKSLVELGGANSIFYDRFKSLFPHARLSLVDRCAPTEAFARKISGDPNTAYIQRDILQDDLTEYHETADCVISFGLIEHFDEADTATMIDRHFALARPGGTVYISFPTPTWLYRLTRGLLEFIGRWPFHDERPLTFDEVLRTASRHGTILKQGMSYRLGLTQGIIIVRKTA
- a CDS encoding glycosyltransferase, whose amino-acid sequence is MSTSPTVDTTPRHDDAPAPEGFMLPVALIPAYKPTPGLLGIVRELGESGTFHAIVCVDDGSGMEYRHLFDALEGMGVTVLRHATNLGKGNALKTGINHIAVNHPETVGAVTLDADGQHLAKDCIAVAKALQAGGRELVLGVRAFDGESVPFRSRFGNTVTRSVARFLAGVDITDTQTGLRGIPSFLFTSLLRLKSGGYDFELDMLMTVCEQKIPLRQLPIETVYIDNNATSSFNPFWDSIKIYMVFLRFNISALLTFAIDYLVFGAFFALSSSVGLSIVFARLCAGAFNYTVNREIVFRSTRRHSVTLLLYALTVLLMGSIAYVSIKALAASGTNVYAAKIFIECVLFLFSFIIQRELIFTKQKDARGRCALRTGARTMTREAHAPTSPRNLPSQASRRTWPDSLPA